A genomic segment from Mus pahari unplaced genomic scaffold, PAHARI_EIJ_v1.1 scaffold_12393_1, whole genome shotgun sequence encodes:
- the LOC110315536 gene encoding TD and POZ domain-containing protein 3-like, whose amino-acid sequence MAGDTEFKSWGYTQINVQKFCYKWTISNFSFSMGGIQKRITSPVFSLEANEELAWCLMVYPNGDDEESKDYLSVYLELLSYLESPVWAKFKFWIVNSKGEKYQSRKSSKVECFLQYEHRGFKKFLHRGLLLSYQDWFLPEDQLTICCKVSIVGTICHMPGYNMVPAIKDPRNMLTDDVGELWENSLFTDCCLLVAGHEFKAHKAILAARSPVFRAMFEHEMKETLKNPIEIHNLNPHVFKEMMVFIYTGKAPHLHSHSMASDVLAAADKYGLVGLKVMCEEALCRNLSVKNAAHTLILADLHSTEKLKTQALDFIAVHASEVSETSEWKSVVESHPHLVAEAFHSQASAQCPCLEPKVISGSNQL is encoded by the coding sequence ATGGCAGGGGACACGGAATTCAAGAGCTGGGGCTACACACAGATCAATGTTCAGAAATTCTGCTATAAGTGGACCATTAGCAACTTTTCATTTAGCATGGGGGGAATTCAGAAAAGGATTACAAGCCCAGTGTTCTCATTAGAGGCCAATGAGGAATTGGCATGGTGTTTGATGGTATACCCAAATGGTGATGATGAAGAAAGTAAAGATTACCTGTCAGTTTACCTGGAGTTGCTCAGCTATCTGGAGAGCCCAGTTTGGGCAAAGTTCAAGTTCTGGATCGTAAATTCTAAAGGAGAGAAATATCAAAGTAGAAAGAGCTCCAAAGTCGAATGCTTTCTGCAATATGAACACAGGGGATTCAAAAAGTTTCTCCATCGAGGTCTCCTCCTCTCCTATCAGGACTGGTTTCTCCCTGAAGACCAGCTCACCATCTGCTGCAAGGTGAGCATAGTTGGAACCATATGTCACATGCCTGGATATAACATGGTGCCTGCAATCAAGGATCCAAGGAACATGTTGACAGATGATGTAGGGGAGCTATGGGAGAATTCCCTCTTCACAGATTGCTGCCTGTTGGTAGCTggccatgaattcaaggctcACAAGGCCATCCTAGCAGCTCGATCTCCAGTTTTCAGGGCGATGTTTGAACATGAAATGAAGGAGACTCTAAAGAACCCCATTGAGATCCATAACCTAAATCCCCATGTCTTCAAGGAGATGATGGTTTTCATCTACACGGGAAAGGCACCACACCTCCACAGCCACTCCATGGCCAGTGATGTGCTGGCAGCTGCTGACAAGTATGGCCTAGTAGGCCTGAAGGTCATGTGTGAGGAGGCTCTCTGCAGGAACCTCTCTGTGAAGAATGCTGCACACACTCTCATCCTGGCTGACCTCCACagcacagagaagctgaagaCTCAGGCCCTGGATTTCATTGCTGTTCATGCCTCTGAGGTCTCTGAGACCTCAGAGTGGAAGTCAGTGGTGGAGTCCCATCCCCACTTGGTGGCTGAAGCATTCCATTCCCAGGCTTCTGCACAGTGTCCTTGCTT